From a region of the Helianthus annuus cultivar XRQ/B chromosome 5, HanXRQr2.0-SUNRISE, whole genome shotgun sequence genome:
- the LOC110940246 gene encoding probable pectinesterase/pectinesterase inhibitor 61 gives MMNYGRLEPKSQSEPEPLEEAANKPPTKSKSKLKLLLIIGIILIVASAVSVALAVTLRPKSSGGSGSMIRPKPTKAISRVCSRTLYHDLCVNSFLDFPGSLSATDKDLVPISVNMSLRHVGKALYTSTDFNNMEMSTRVRSAYNDCLELMEESVDQLQQSLSTVGGQRVGNSEDVITWLSASLTNQDTCTEGLSESEEGEVKKLMQEKLKDLSELVSNSLAIYSSAGDLDGVPVENRRRRLMGEFPEWMSKKERRLMQMPAAVIQADIVVSKDGNGTCRTIKEAIKKAPEKSSRRFIIYVKAGRYEEDNLKVGRKKTNLMFIGDGKGKTVITGGISVADHVTTFHTASFAATGAGFMARDITFENYAGPAKHQAVALRIGADHSVVYRCSIIGYQDSLYVHSQRQFYRECDIYGTVDFIFGNAAVVLQNCNIYARKPMDRQKITITAQNRKDPNQNTGISIHSCKLLAQPDLVASNGSFQTFLGRPWKMYSRTVYLMSYMGDHIDPKGWLEWDGSFALDTLYYGEYMNYGPGGGVGRRVKWPGYRVITSAIEASRFTVAKFIYGTSWLPSTGVAFLAGLSE, from the exons ATGATGAATTACGGGAGGCTTGAACCAAAATCACAATCCGAACCCGAACCATTAGAAGAAGCGGCTAACAAACCACCCACAAAATCAAAATCGAAGCTAAAACTCCTCCTCATCATCGGAATCATCCTCATTGTGGCATCGGCGGTGTCGGTGGCACTAGCAGTAACACTCCGACCAAAGTCGTCCGGCGGATCTGGTTCAATGATCCGACCGAAACCGACAAAAGCCATTTCGCGGGTGTGCAGCCGTACACTCTACCACGACCTGTGCGTGAACTCGTTTCTGGATTTCCCGGGTTCACTGAGCGCCACGGATAAAGACCTGGTTCCTATTTCGGTGAACATGTCGCTCCGGCACGTGGGAAAGGCGTTGTATACTTCTACTGATTTTAACAACATGGAGATGAGTACACGTGTACGGTCGGCGTACAACGATTGCTTGGAACTAATGGAAGAATCCGTGGACCAGCTCCAGCAATCGCTTTCCACCGTGGGTGGGCAGCGCGTGGGAAATTCTGAAGACGTGATTACGTGGCTGAGCGCGTCACTCACGAATCAAGACACATGTACGGAGGGGTTATCGGAATCGGAAGAAGGAGAGGTGAAGAAACTGATGCAGGAGAAGCTGAAGGACCTGTCGGAACTGGTGAGTAACAGCTTAGCGATATACTCGTCGGCAGGGGATTTGGATGGGGTTCCGGTGGAGAACCGGAGGAGGAGGTTAATGGGGGAGTTTCCAGAGTGGATGAGTAAGAAGGAGAGAAGGTTGATGCAGATGCCGGCGGCCGTAATTCAGGCTGACATAGTGGTTTCGAAAGACGGCAATGGCACGTGCAGGACTATCAAAGAGGCAATCAAAAAGGCACCTGAGAAGAGCAGTCGCCGGTTCATAATCTACGTTAAGGCAGGAAG GTACGAAGAGGATAATTTGAAGGTGGGTAGGAAGAAGACAAATTTGATGTTTATAGGTGACGGGAAGGGCAAAACGGTCATTACAGGAGGAATTAGTGTGGCTGACCATGTGACCACATTCCACACCGCTTCTTTTG CCGCCACAGGAGCAGGGTTCATGGCGCGTGACATCACTTTTGAGAATTATGCTGGACCGGCAAAACACCAAGCGGTTGCACTTAGAATAGGTGCAGACCACTCGGTGGTTTACCGGTGCAGTATTATTGGATACCAGGACTCGTTATACGTGCACTCGCAACGTCAGTTCTATCGCGAGTGTGACATATACGGAACAGTAGATTTCATTTTTGGTAACGCCGCGGTTGTCCTCCAAAATTGTAACATTTATGCACGAAAACCGATGGACCGCCAAAAGATTACCATCACGGCTCAAAACCGAAAAGACCCCAATCAAAACACGGGGATCTCTATTCACTCTTGCAAACTTCTAGCACAACCCGATCTAGTAGCTTCAAATGGGAGTTTCCAAACGTTTCTTGGCCGACCTTGGAAAATGTACTCGCGGACTGTGTACTTAATGTCATACATGGGTGACCACATCGACCCCAAGGGGTGGCTAGAATGGGACGGGTCGTTTGCGCTTGATACATTATACTATGGTGAATATATGAATTACGGGCCAGGTGGGGGGGTTGGAAGACGGGTCAAATGGCCAGGCTATCGGGTGATTACTTCGGCTATAGAGGCTAGCCGATTTACGGTGGCTAAGTTTATATACGGGACGTCATGGTTGCCTTCTACCGGAGTTGCCTTCTTGGCAGGTCTATCGGAGTAG